DNA from Acetobacter aceti NBRC 14818:
AGATGGCCATTGCAAGCGGCAACAAGGAAGAGGCAACGGCAGCCCTGAAGGTCGCCCAGCCGGAAATCCAGCGCGCAGCAACCAAGGGCGTGGTGCACCACAACCTTGTGGCTCGCAAGATTTCCCGTCTGTCTGCTCGCATCAAGGCGATCGCAGCAGCCTGAAGAAGCAGCACGAACTGTTTTCCTAAAACAGTCTGCTCTTCTTCCGGCATCTGTGATGCCCAAGAAATAAGCCGGATTTCCGTATGAGGAATCCGGCTTATTTTTGCTCTATGGGCAAGGCCTCTCCTGCCGTCAGGCAAGAGATGGTTTCAGAATAAATGATGATTTTTCGGGAAGGTTTGCAGGCATAAATGCGTTGCTTTCACAGGTGCATTTGCCTAGTCTGACAACTTCGTTGGGACCGTGAATACATGTCCTTCTCTGGCGACAGAGAGGCTTGTTTCC
Protein-coding regions in this window:
- the rpsT gene encoding 30S ribosomal protein S20 gives rise to the protein MANIASARKRIRQTERRTARNTARMSRMRTFIKKVEMAIASGNKEEATAALKVAQPEIQRAATKGVVHHNLVARKISRLSARIKAIAAA